The following DNA comes from Bacillaceae bacterium S4-13-56.
CTAATTCATCACCCAAATAGGGTCAGCGGCACACAAGATAAAATCATAGCACTCATCGTTTTACAACGGCACTATCCTTTCCAAAACTGTCACGTAAATCAAGGGTTTTAGCACTTAAATTTCTGAAACTATCACCCAATGATTAACATCATCACTCAAGCCAAAAGTTTAGCTCCCAATCACTACATTTAGCACCAAACCCATACCAAGTAATAAAATGAATGAAAAACCTCTAGCACTCAATGGAAAACTTCGTCACGCAAACAGGATAAGCAGCACCGAACCTTTATATTAAAGAAAATTAATAAAAAACGATCGTTACTCAATGAAACATTACCTCATCCATACAACGAGAATCGTAACAGCCACCCTTCCCAAAGATAAAATAACCTTACTTAAGATGACACCTCAAAACAAAACAAACAATCCTTTTTACTTCAATCCTTCAGCGACCATCTATATAATAGTAAGAATAAACAGGGAAGACATATCTTCCTCATAAAAGGGTGGGTTCAATGATAACAATCAGAAACGCAATGGAATCTGACATTAAGGATATCCGAGAAATTGCTATTAAGACATGGCATCATACATACAAAGACTTGATACCAGAACAAGTACAAGACCAGTTTCTAACAAGAGCATACTCTGACGAAATTTTAAAAAACAGAATCAAGGAGTCTTTATTTTTAGTTGCAAAACAAGAAGACAATGTCGTTGGATTTGCTAATGTCTTTCAACAAGATCAAACAGCAGAGCTAAGTGCTATTTATATCTATCCAGAATATCAAGGCAACGGGATAGGGACTAAGTTATTTAATAAGATTATTTCATTATTAGATTCTACTAGTAAGATTTTTGTTGATGTGGAAAAAGGGAATCAGGTAGGGGAAGAATTTTATCGTTCCAAAGGATTTCAGGAAGTCAAAGAATTTGAAGATAATCTGTTCGGCCATACCTTTCAAACAAAACAATTAGTATTTATTCTTTAAAGTGTAAATGAGGAGGTATATTAATGGATCTTCTGCATTTTCTATCTTTTTTAGGTGTAGCGTTACTCTTAACCATTATGCCTGGTCCTGATATTTTGTTTGTAATAGCTCAAAGTATTTCTCAAAACAAAAAAGCAGGAATCTCAACTGCTCTAGGGCTGTGTACCAGGCTACTTGTTCACATAACAGCAGTAACACTCGGAATATCAGCTCTTATCTATCAATCTGTCACAGCATTTACCATCATTAAATATGCTGGTGTAGCCTATCTTCTTTATATGGCTTGGCAATCTTTTCGAGAAAAAGAGAATAGTATAAAATTAGAAGAACATCAAAAATTAGATTATACATCTTTATATAAAAAAGGGATTCTCATGAATATACTAAATCCAAAAGTTTCCCTTTTCTTTTTAGCTTTATTACCACAGTTTGTTGTTAAACCTATGGGATTTGTGCCTCTTCAGATGCTTCTACTAGGCATAATCTTTCTTGTTCAGGCGTTCTTCATTTTTACGATTGTAAGTATTTTCTCTGAAAAAACAAAACAGGTTCTCGTTCGGAGTTCTTTTCTCTCCAAGAACCTCCATCATGTGAAAGGATCTATATTAGCCATTATTGGGATTCAAATTGCTTTCAGCAGCAAATCATAAGGTTATTAGAACTTTTTTAGAAAAACATAACTAACTTTATCATAGTCCATTTTTTCTTCATAGAATCGATGTACATTGGTACGTTGTAATCCAGAGGATAATGAAATACATTCATATCCTTCTTTTTTTGCCAATTCCTCAATATGCGTAAGTAAAAGTTCACCATATCCCTTTGAACGTGCACTTTCGTCTGTTACCAAATCACAGACCCAAATAAACCTTCCATTGTAAAGTGTGATCATAGGTATAAATCCAATGACAGCAACAATTTGGTCTTCTGAAAATAGGGCAAATAATCGATACCCATCCTTCTGAGAAGCTTCTTTCACCAACTCTGTATATGAAGTTTCATTCAAATGTGTTCGAAGCTGATTCATCACCGGAAATGCTTTTTTCCATTCTTCAATAGTAACTAACTCTTCAATAACTATATTATTATCACTCATATAAGTTTCCACCTTTAGTAAAGAATTGAAAATATTCTATCACGAAAACATCAAATAACGAATGAGGCTAATGTAGGATGAGAAAAGATAAAAAGTGAGCAACTTTTTTGGTTTTTTTCTTCCATGCAATTAACATAGATGAAGAACGGTACTCTAATGGGCCTTTAGGAGGTATAGATAATGAACGATTTAAAAGGGTTGCATCATGTAACTGGGATTACTAGTAGTGCAGAGAAGAATTATGAATTTTTCACATATGTATTAGGAATGCGGCTAGTTAAGAAAACTGTCAATCAAGACGATATCCAGACCTATCACTTATTTTTTGCCGATGATGTTGGTAGTCCAGGGACTGATATGATGTTTTTTGACTTTCCTGGGATACCCAAAGGAAAGCATGGAACAGATGAAATATATAAAACATCTTTTCGTGTGCCTACAGATGATGCTCTCCAATATTAGGAGAAACGTTTTGATAGATTAAAGATAAAACATGAAGGAATTCAAGAGCAGTTTGGGAAAAAGACAATTACATTTGTTGATTTTGACGATCAACAGTATCAATTGATTTCAGATCAAAACAATCAAGGGGTAAAATCCGGAACACCATGGGAAAAAGGACCCGTACCTTTGGAATATGCCATAACAGGGTTAGGGGCACTTTTTGTTCGAGTGGCAAACTTTGACTATTTTAAAGATATGGTTGGAAAAGGTATTACTATTTAGGGAGATAAATCAAGATGGTCTGTTTCATCTATTTGAGGTAGGAGAAGGCGGAAACGGTGCCTAGGTAATCGTTGAACACAACTCAGTTTTACCTCCAGCAAGACAAGGATTTGGAACTGTCCATCATGCTGCTTTTCGAATTGAGAATCGCAAAGAATTGGATTCTTGGGATGAACGATTGCAAGGCTTCGGATTTCAAACGTCAGGATTCGTCGATCGCTTTTTCTTCAAATCTCTTTATTCAAGGGTTGCTCCCCAAATTTTATTTGAATTTGCAACTGATGGCCCAGGATTTATGGGAGATGAGCCATATGAAACTCTTGGAGAAAAACTTTCCTTACCCCCATTCCTAGAATTAAAACGAAAAGAGATTGAGGAGTATGT
Coding sequences within:
- a CDS encoding GNAT family N-acetyltransferase gives rise to the protein MSDNNIVIEELVTIEEWKKAFPVMNQLRTHLNETSYTELVKEASQKDGYRLFALFSEDQIVAVIGFIPMITLYNGRFIWVCDLVTDESARSKGYGELLLTHIEELAKKEGYECISLSSGLQRTNVHRFYEEKMDYDKVSYVFLKKF
- a CDS encoding LysE family translocator, translated to MDLLHFLSFLGVALLLTIMPGPDILFVIAQSISQNKKAGISTALGLCTRLLVHITAVTLGISALIYQSVTAFTIIKYAGVAYLLYMAWQSFREKENSIKLEEHQKLDYTSLYKKGILMNILNPKVSLFFLALLPQFVVKPMGFVPLQMLLLGIIFLVQAFFIFTIVSIFSEKTKQVLVRSSFLSKNLHHVKGSILAIIGIQIAFSSKS
- a CDS encoding GNAT family N-acetyltransferase; the protein is MITIRNAMESDIKDIREIAIKTWHHTYKDLIPEQVQDQFLTRAYSDEILKNRIKESLFLVAKQEDNVVGFANVFQQDQTAELSAIYIYPEYQGNGIGTKLFNKIISLLDSTSKIFVDVEKGNQVGEEFYRSKGFQEVKEFEDNLFGHTFQTKQLVFIL